A single window of Deltaproteobacteria bacterium DNA harbors:
- a CDS encoding cupin domain-containing protein has protein sequence MSKAAVNEPKDRQQLHQKFAELGLRGYWQNERDTQRMEPKLWRWKEILPVLMETTEVIRIGPDAFRRNVGLQTGSKTLAMGFQIVLPGEAAAAHRHTNTALRFVVKGGGAYTTSNGEPMVMEPGDLLIQPNWVWHDHVNNSKEPIIWIDALDAGVVGFLDAHIFREEWAEGKQQPLTRNHGAARRLYGPARQPKVDYQGAAGVPYHYKWNEALEALKELGEQGIVDPHDGLYIEYKNPVDGGHTFLTMTCYLQMLQPGQETKFHRHTGTHMYHCVQGKGVTIIDQTKSVEMPWDEHDSYTVPSWRWHAHKNLSQTEPAIFFSFTDRPLLQMTGLDREENG, from the coding sequence ATGTCCAAAGCCGCCGTCAATGAACCCAAAGATCGCCAACAACTGCACCAAAAATTCGCCGAGCTCGGCCTGCGCGGTTATTGGCAAAACGAGCGCGATACCCAACGCATGGAACCGAAGCTGTGGCGTTGGAAAGAAATTCTGCCAGTCTTAATGGAAACCACCGAAGTCATCCGCATCGGCCCCGACGCCTTTCGCAGAAACGTCGGCTTGCAGACCGGCAGCAAAACTCTGGCCATGGGATTTCAAATCGTTCTGCCTGGCGAAGCCGCGGCGGCGCACCGCCACACCAACACCGCATTGCGCTTCGTCGTCAAAGGCGGCGGCGCTTACACGACTTCGAACGGCGAGCCGATGGTGATGGAGCCCGGCGATTTGTTGATTCAACCCAACTGGGTCTGGCACGACCACGTGAACAATTCCAAAGAACCGATCATCTGGATCGACGCCCTCGACGCCGGCGTGGTCGGCTTTCTCGACGCGCACATCTTTCGCGAAGAATGGGCCGAGGGTAAACAGCAGCCACTGACGAGAAACCACGGCGCCGCGCGCCGCCTTTACGGTCCAGCGCGCCAACCGAAAGTAGATTACCAAGGCGCCGCCGGAGTTCCTTATCATTACAAATGGAACGAAGCCCTCGAAGCGTTAAAAGAATTAGGCGAGCAAGGCATCGTCGATCCCCACGATGGTTTGTACATCGAATACAAAAACCCGGTCGACGGCGGCCACACGTTTCTAACCATGACTTGCTACCTACAGATGCTTCAGCCCGGCCAAGAAACCAAATTCCACCGCCACACCGGCACCCACATGTACCACTGCGTCCAAGGCAAAGGTGTCACGATTATCGACCAAACCAAGTCAGTGGAAATGCCGTGGGACGAACACGACAGCTACACCGTCCCCTCCTGGCGTTGGCACGCGCATAAGAATCTCTCGCAGACCGAGCCGGCGATTTTTTTTTCATTCACCGACCGGCCGCTATTGCAAATGACGGGGTTGGATCGGGAGGAGAATGGATAG
- a CDS encoding DNA-binding protein, translating to MSTITVTVSDDRLSKLQEIAKRYNITPEDLVRVTIDELIARPEEAFQQAADYVLNKNSELYRRLA from the coding sequence ATGAGCACGATCACCGTTACAGTTTCCGATGATCGCCTTTCAAAACTTCAAGAAATCGCCAAGCGGTATAACATTACTCCTGAAGATCTTGTACGTGTGACGATTGACGAATTGATCGCACGCCCAGAGGAAGCGTTCCAGCAGGCAGCTGACTACGTTCTCAACAAAAACTCCGAGCTTTACCGCCGCCTCGCCTAG